One part of the Chryseobacterium sp. 7 genome encodes these proteins:
- a CDS encoding pentapeptide repeat-containing protein: MKQSYFSDENFENKDFTQYSFEKSEYENCTFRNCNFEYSNLSGVSFSDCEFIGCNLSMAKLVKTAFHDVIFKECKMFGLQFNDCNPFGLSFRFDGSALNNSVFYQTSIKKTVFKDSKLIEVDFAECDLSNAVFSNCDLSGAVFDNTNLEKADFRTSVNYSIDPALNKLKKAKFSLSEIYGLLYKLDIEIDKNS, encoded by the coding sequence ATGAAACAATCCTATTTCTCAGACGAAAATTTCGAGAACAAAGATTTTACACAATATTCTTTTGAAAAGAGTGAGTATGAAAACTGCACCTTCAGAAACTGTAATTTTGAATACAGCAACCTTTCAGGAGTAAGCTTTTCAGATTGTGAGTTTATCGGGTGTAACCTCAGCATGGCAAAATTGGTAAAGACGGCGTTTCATGATGTGATTTTTAAAGAATGTAAAATGTTCGGACTTCAGTTTAATGACTGTAATCCATTCGGACTCTCTTTCAGATTTGATGGAAGTGCTTTAAATAACTCGGTATTTTATCAGACTTCCATTAAGAAAACGGTTTTCAAAGATTCTAAATTAATTGAAGTAGATTTTGCTGAATGCGATTTGTCTAATGCAGTCTTTAGCAACTGTGATCTGTCAGGCGCTGTTTTCGACAATACCAACCTCGAAAAGGCAGATTTCAGGACTTCGGTTAACTATTCAATAGATCCGGCTTTAAATAAGCTTAAAAAGGCTAAATTTTCACTTTCCGAAATCTACGGACTTTTGTATAAGCTGGATATTGAAATTGACAAGAACAGCTGA
- the rodA gene encoding rod shape-determining protein RodA, giving the protein MKWTEGIDKLGLGLYFLLCIFAIANIYSVDQKLGEKQLVFFCISLFVGLIIFFSRSKFFENMAGIIYIGGVLLLIGLFPFGKEILGQKNWYKFGSFTMQPVEFAKIGTALMLANYVSGPDFNLKNKKSSWTTLAIIGIPAAVVLAIPDVGSMLVFIAFFIALYREGLSGLLFTVGFIFAGVFLISLAIPPVYVAVAVLVIAGVLIAMNYHRMSWDVITISGISGSILLLCGLAFGSPYILEKLPKHQRERIEVLYKGEKAFRDTSGYNLLYSKTAIGSGGIWGKGYREGSVTQGKFVPEQETDYIFCTVGEEWGFVGSAVLILCYMIYIGRIYYLAEQQKSTFNRVFGYCFASILLMHFSINLGMVMGLFPTVGIPLPYFSYGGSSLLAFSMMTFIFFKLNYSDKNSLV; this is encoded by the coding sequence ATGAAATGGACAGAAGGAATAGATAAACTGGGCCTTGGGCTGTATTTCCTGCTTTGCATTTTTGCGATTGCAAATATCTACAGTGTTGACCAGAAACTGGGCGAGAAACAATTAGTGTTTTTCTGTATTTCTTTATTTGTGGGACTTATCATCTTCTTTAGCAGAAGTAAGTTTTTTGAGAATATGGCGGGGATCATTTACATTGGCGGTGTTTTGCTGTTGATAGGACTCTTCCCGTTTGGTAAGGAAATCCTTGGGCAGAAGAACTGGTATAAATTTGGAAGTTTTACTATGCAGCCTGTGGAATTTGCAAAAATAGGTACAGCGTTGATGCTGGCTAATTATGTTTCAGGACCAGATTTTAATCTTAAAAATAAAAAGTCTTCATGGACTACCTTAGCCATTATTGGTATTCCGGCGGCTGTAGTACTTGCCATTCCGGATGTAGGTTCCATGCTTGTATTTATTGCATTCTTCATTGCACTATATAGAGAAGGACTGAGTGGTCTTTTATTTACTGTCGGATTTATTTTTGCCGGGGTCTTTCTTATTTCATTGGCGATTCCTCCTGTTTATGTGGCAGTAGCTGTTTTAGTTATTGCCGGGGTTCTGATTGCGATGAACTATCACAGAATGTCCTGGGATGTGATTACTATTTCAGGAATTTCAGGATCTATTCTTTTGCTGTGCGGACTGGCTTTCGGGTCTCCTTATATTTTAGAAAAATTGCCTAAACACCAGAGAGAAAGAATTGAGGTTCTTTATAAAGGTGAAAAGGCATTCCGAGATACTTCGGGTTACAACTTGTTATATTCCAAAACAGCTATCGGATCCGGAGGAATCTGGGGGAAAGGGTACCGTGAGGGATCAGTTACCCAGGGGAAATTCGTGCCGGAGCAGGAAACCGATTATATCTTTTGTACCGTAGGGGAAGAATGGGGCTTTGTAGGAAGTGCAGTTCTTATCCTGTGCTACATGATTTATATCGGAAGGATCTACTATCTGGCAGAACAGCAGAAATCTACTTTTAACCGCGTATTCGGATATTGCTTTGCCTCGATCCTATTAATGCACTTTTCAATCAATCTAGGGATGGTTATGGGACTTTTCCCAACTGTTGGGATTCCGCTTCCGTATTTCAGTTATGGAGGAAGTTCTTTGCTGGCCTTCTCAATGATGACTTTTATTTTCTTTAAACTTAATTATTCGGATAAGAATAGCTTGGTGTAA
- a CDS encoding peptidoglycan D,D-transpeptidase FtsI family protein yields MNTRYLKIFSILVAIALIFVARLAYLQLFTDRYALNAANTSIKTEYIIPQRGVIFDRNGKIMVGNQPAYEVSFTQALMRPDFDTLGFCSLMKISKADFIKRIDVIKKEKYYSKLTPMTFLKDLSREDIARVQEIIFKYPAFNIVQRPQRQYEVSTSGNLLGYTSEVNEREIKKDSAYYLPGDFIGKTGVEKSYEKELRGVKGVKYIQKDIRLRNIGSYKNGSLDKDVITGKDITLTIDYDLQRTAEEMMVNKHGAIVALDPNNGEVLVAATGPDIDPNLFTGPYKSKNLYALSKDTLYENKPTFDRSLQAGYPPGSTFKLLTALAAMQMGVMDEKTIFPCGGGFFYKGKRIKGHGGADPLIPSIQVSSNCFFTYAFIAIIKKYPGNPSKGVDEWKKIMSSFGVGEFLNNDFAVGAKGRIPSGDFYEKRFKAIMKASGSQRTDFKNWDEMSTGAIYNGMGQGDVLVTPIQLANYVGAIANRGWYYTPHIVKAIDGKPNPDPRFKVKHQTLVDPKHFEPVLKGMEAVVLRGTARGLKSNDFTQLAKTGTAQVPQGKDNSIFVLIAPADKPKIVVVAVMEHAGFGATWAGPACTVIAEKYITGDLKRENLYKKMITSSFMPEYKRQWIADLKRKGLYVDPKPDSIKQKRIKDSLELVKQQKAKLQKKIEEDAKKNNTAKKPVKQ; encoded by the coding sequence TTGAACACACGTTATTTAAAAATTTTTTCGATCCTCGTTGCCATCGCCCTTATTTTTGTGGCGAGGCTTGCTTATTTGCAGTTATTTACAGACCGTTATGCTTTAAATGCAGCCAATACCTCCATCAAAACTGAATACATTATTCCACAACGTGGAGTTATTTTTGACCGAAACGGTAAAATCATGGTAGGAAACCAGCCTGCTTATGAAGTTTCCTTTACACAGGCTTTAATGAGACCTGATTTTGATACGCTCGGTTTTTGTAGTTTGATGAAGATCTCCAAGGCAGATTTTATCAAAAGAATTGATGTCATTAAAAAAGAGAAGTATTATTCCAAACTTACTCCCATGACGTTCCTGAAGGATCTGAGCAGAGAAGACATCGCGAGAGTACAGGAAATTATTTTTAAATATCCGGCTTTTAACATTGTACAAAGACCTCAGCGTCAATATGAAGTTTCCACTTCCGGTAATCTTTTGGGGTATACCAGTGAAGTGAATGAACGTGAAATAAAAAAGGACTCAGCGTACTATTTACCGGGAGATTTTATCGGGAAAACAGGAGTTGAAAAGTCATACGAGAAAGAACTTCGTGGAGTAAAAGGAGTAAAATATATACAAAAAGATATCAGACTCCGAAACATTGGTTCCTATAAAAACGGATCTCTGGATAAAGATGTGATTACGGGTAAAGATATTACCTTAACCATTGATTACGATCTTCAGAGAACGGCTGAGGAAATGATGGTCAACAAACATGGTGCTATCGTAGCTTTAGATCCTAATAATGGAGAAGTATTAGTGGCAGCAACCGGGCCGGATATTGATCCGAACCTTTTTACCGGACCTTATAAATCAAAAAATTTATACGCCCTTTCAAAAGATACACTTTATGAAAATAAACCCACTTTTGACCGTTCTTTACAGGCAGGATATCCTCCGGGATCAACTTTTAAACTATTAACAGCCCTGGCAGCAATGCAGATGGGAGTAATGGACGAAAAGACTATTTTCCCTTGTGGTGGTGGATTTTTCTATAAAGGAAAAAGAATTAAAGGTCATGGTGGAGCAGATCCGCTTATTCCTTCCATTCAGGTTTCCAGTAACTGTTTCTTTACTTACGCATTTATTGCGATCATCAAGAAATATCCGGGAAATCCTTCAAAAGGGGTTGATGAGTGGAAAAAAATCATGAGCAGTTTCGGAGTAGGAGAATTTTTGAATAATGATTTTGCTGTGGGAGCCAAAGGAAGAATTCCTTCAGGAGATTTTTACGAAAAAAGATTTAAAGCCATCATGAAAGCAAGCGGTTCTCAAAGAACTGATTTTAAAAACTGGGATGAAATGTCCACCGGAGCTATTTATAACGGGATGGGACAGGGTGATGTTTTGGTAACACCTATTCAGTTGGCGAACTATGTGGGTGCTATTGCTAACAGAGGGTGGTACTATACTCCTCACATTGTGAAAGCAATTGATGGAAAGCCCAATCCTGATCCAAGATTTAAGGTGAAACATCAGACTTTGGTTGATCCAAAGCATTTCGAACCGGTACTGAAAGGGATGGAGGCTGTGGTTTTGAGAGGAACAGCGAGAGGTTTGAAATCCAATGATTTTACCCAATTAGCCAAAACGGGTACTGCACAGGTTCCACAAGGGAAGGATAATTCTATCTTTGTACTGATTGCTCCTGCTGATAAACCAAAAATTGTAGTAGTAGCCGTAATGGAGCATGCCGGATTTGGGGCTACATGGGCAGGGCCTGCTTGTACAGTGATCGCTGAAAAATATATTACAGGTGATTTGAAAAGAGAAAATCTTTACAAAAAGATGATCACTTCGAGTTTCATGCCTGAATACAAAAGACAATGGATTGCAGATTTGAAACGTAAAGGATTGTATGTAGATCCTAAACCGGATTCAATCAAGCAAAAAAGAATAAAAGATAGTCTGGAGCTGGTGAAACAGCAAAAGGCTAAGCTGCAAAAGAAAATAGAAGAAGACGCTAAAAAGAATAACACTGCTAAAAAACCTGTGAAGCAATGA
- a CDS encoding rod shape-determining protein, translating into MSLFDMFTQEIAIDLGTANTLIIHNNKIVIDQPSIVAIERSTGKPIAVGEQAKHMQGKTHEDIKTIRPLKDGVIADFHASEHMIKEFIKKIPGIKGKFIQPALRIVICIPSGITEVEKRAVRDSAQKVNAKEVRLIYEPMAAAIGVGIDVQKPEGNMIIDIGGGTTEIAVVALGGIVCDKSVKIAGDVFTNDIAYYLRTHHNLYIGERTAERIKIEVGSAVEDLDVDIEDIPVQGRDLITGKPKEIMVGYKEIARALDKSIIRIEDAVMETLSLTPPELAADIYKTGIYLAGGGALLRGLADRIHKKTGLPVFVAEDPLRAVVRGTGIALKNMDKFNFLIK; encoded by the coding sequence ATGAGTTTATTTGATATGTTTACGCAAGAAATTGCGATAGACCTGGGAACGGCTAATACCCTTATTATCCATAATAATAAAATTGTTATAGATCAACCTTCAATTGTTGCAATTGAACGTTCTACGGGTAAACCCATTGCTGTAGGTGAACAGGCTAAGCATATGCAAGGTAAAACTCACGAAGATATCAAAACTATCCGTCCTTTGAAAGATGGGGTTATTGCTGATTTCCACGCTTCTGAACACATGATCAAGGAATTCATTAAAAAAATTCCCGGAATCAAAGGTAAATTCATTCAACCGGCACTACGAATCGTAATCTGTATCCCTTCTGGTATTACTGAAGTTGAAAAAAGAGCGGTAAGAGATTCTGCTCAGAAAGTCAATGCAAAAGAAGTAAGGTTGATCTACGAACCAATGGCAGCCGCAATTGGAGTAGGTATTGATGTACAGAAACCTGAAGGAAACATGATCATCGATATAGGTGGTGGTACTACGGAAATTGCTGTGGTCGCTTTAGGAGGTATTGTATGTGATAAATCTGTAAAGATTGCAGGAGACGTATTTACCAATGATATTGCTTATTACTTAAGAACTCACCATAATCTTTATATCGGAGAAAGAACAGCTGAAAGAATCAAAATTGAAGTAGGTTCTGCAGTAGAAGATCTTGATGTAGATATTGAGGATATCCCGGTACAAGGTAGAGACCTTATTACAGGGAAACCTAAAGAAATTATGGTTGGATACAAAGAGATTGCACGTGCATTAGACAAATCGATCATCAGAATCGAAGATGCTGTAATGGAAACATTATCTCTTACACCACCGGAATTGGCAGCTGATATCTACAAAACAGGTATTTATCTTGCCGGAGGAGGAGCGTTATTAAGAGGTCTTGCGGACAGAATTCACAAAAAGACAGGTCTTCCTGTATTTGTGGCAGAGGATCCGTTAAGAGCTGTAGTTCGTGGAACAGGTATTGCTCTTAAGAATATGGATAAGTTCAATTTCTTAATTAAATAA
- the hemA gene encoding glutamyl-tRNA reductase, producing MLQYSNIHQTSNFAVLSISYEKADVETRGKFAFFDENIKNFVSRVHQEDLGDAFVVSTCNRTEIYTTSPNYLLVAEEYCKTIGVHLTDFLQFANILTKEEALIHLFRVAAGLESQIIGDFEIIGQIKKAYSRFKKERQNSNPYLERAINAAIQISKRIKNETGISNGAASVSYAAVHYILNSQKRIAEKNILLLGVGEIGQNTVENLVKHVFQPKIKIANRTQEKAEKISQKYNIPHVDYSDFDQELKNTDILIVATGAKHPIINQSHFPNGKETLVIDLSIPHNVEKNVTENENVTLIDVDELSKQIQETIQQREREIPKAEKIIKELMKDFIEWEKKRKLAPNIHHFKAVLKNMERNEMHNFYRKNKYINITDMELSDKMIQKITNRFAKYIIDNPLKAEEISKLMHEILVEQPNNEFNEKH from the coding sequence ATGTTACAGTATTCCAACATCCATCAGACGTCGAATTTTGCCGTGCTTTCCATAAGCTACGAGAAAGCCGATGTAGAAACGAGAGGAAAGTTTGCATTCTTTGATGAAAACATCAAAAATTTTGTTTCCAGAGTCCATCAGGAAGATCTGGGCGATGCATTTGTAGTTTCTACCTGTAACAGAACAGAGATTTATACCACTTCTCCCAATTATCTTTTAGTAGCTGAAGAGTATTGTAAAACCATAGGAGTACATCTTACGGATTTTCTTCAGTTTGCCAATATTCTGACTAAAGAGGAAGCACTTATTCATCTTTTCAGAGTAGCAGCCGGGCTTGAGAGTCAGATTATTGGAGATTTTGAAATTATCGGACAGATCAAAAAAGCATACAGCCGCTTCAAAAAAGAAAGACAAAATTCTAATCCTTATCTGGAAAGAGCAATCAATGCCGCGATTCAGATTTCAAAAAGAATAAAAAATGAAACCGGCATTTCCAACGGTGCGGCTTCTGTTTCTTACGCGGCAGTTCATTATATCTTAAACAGCCAGAAAAGGATTGCTGAGAAAAATATTCTTCTTCTGGGGGTAGGTGAAATTGGGCAGAATACTGTTGAAAATCTGGTCAAGCATGTCTTTCAGCCGAAAATTAAAATTGCCAACAGAACTCAGGAGAAAGCTGAGAAGATTTCCCAGAAATATAATATTCCTCACGTTGATTATTCTGATTTTGACCAGGAATTAAAAAATACTGATATTCTTATTGTAGCAACAGGAGCCAAACATCCTATTATCAACCAGTCTCATTTCCCGAACGGAAAAGAAACCCTGGTGATTGATCTTTCTATTCCTCATAACGTAGAAAAGAATGTTACCGAAAATGAGAACGTAACATTGATTGATGTGGATGAGCTTTCAAAACAGATCCAGGAAACGATTCAACAGCGTGAAAGAGAAATTCCAAAAGCTGAAAAAATCATCAAGGAACTGATGAAAGACTTTATTGAATGGGAGAAAAAGAGAAAACTGGCACCCAACATTCATCATTTCAAAGCAGTTTTAAAGAATATGGAACGCAATGAAATGCATAATTTTTACAGAAAAAATAAATACATAAACATCACGGACATGGAACTTTCTGACAAAATGATCCAGAAAATCACCAACCGTTTTGCAAAATATATCATCGATAACCCTTTAAAAGCCGAAGAAATTAGTAAATTAATGCACGAAATATTAGTTGAACAACCAAACAACGAATTCAATGAAAAGCATTAG
- the hemC gene encoding hydroxymethylbilane synthase: MKSIRIGTRNSALALWQAREVARHLQNNNYLTEIVPIVSSGDKNLNQPLYSLGITGVFTRDLDIALLNDEIDIAVHSLKDVPTQLPQNIEMIAYLERDHPEDILIRKESARNKEFHDLKLATSSLRRRAFWLRNYPTAEFSDIRGNIQTRLQKLEDGDFDATILSLAGIKRMKMEIDYEMLPLMICAPSQGVISVAGHTDKPEINEIVRQINHQSTQICVEIERNFLSTLEGGCTAPIGAFAQIMGDQIRFKAALCSLDGKNCIAVDENFEYIPAENFGEKFAKVVLENGGKELMAEIKSQI; the protein is encoded by the coding sequence ATGAAAAGCATTAGAATCGGAACGAGAAATTCCGCACTTGCACTTTGGCAGGCTAGAGAGGTTGCGAGGCACCTTCAGAACAACAATTATTTAACGGAAATTGTTCCTATCGTTTCTTCTGGCGATAAGAACCTTAATCAGCCACTTTATTCTTTAGGAATTACCGGGGTTTTCACAAGAGACCTTGATATTGCCCTATTGAATGATGAAATTGATATTGCCGTACATTCCTTAAAAGACGTTCCTACCCAGCTTCCTCAAAATATTGAAATGATTGCCTATCTGGAAAGAGACCATCCGGAAGATATCCTGATCAGAAAAGAATCTGCAAGGAATAAAGAATTCCATGATCTTAAACTTGCCACCAGCAGTTTGAGAAGAAGAGCTTTCTGGCTGAGAAATTATCCTACTGCTGAGTTTTCGGATATCCGTGGAAATATTCAGACAAGACTTCAAAAACTGGAAGACGGAGATTTTGATGCCACCATTTTATCTTTGGCAGGAATCAAAAGAATGAAAATGGAAATTGATTACGAAATGCTTCCATTAATGATCTGCGCTCCATCTCAAGGAGTAATTTCTGTAGCAGGACATACAGACAAACCGGAGATCAACGAGATTGTAAGACAAATCAACCACCAGTCCACTCAAATTTGTGTAGAGATTGAAAGAAACTTCCTGAGTACTTTGGAGGGAGGCTGTACTGCACCTATCGGAGCTTTTGCACAAATCATGGGAGATCAAATCCGCTTCAAGGCAGCACTTTGCTCTCTGGACGGCAAAAACTGTATTGCTGTAGATGAAAACTTTGAATATATTCCAGCTGAGAATTTCGGAGAAAAGTTTGCCAAAGTAGTTCTTGAAAACGGTGGAAAAGAATTAATGGCAGAAATTAAAAGTCAGATTTAA
- a CDS encoding uroporphyrinogen-III synthase has protein sequence MKILFTKNIDQAIISKELGEDISADCVEVIKTKPIMISPFDLKNYSLIFTSSNGVISFFKNRFKPNENFTAKNYNKIYCVGEKTKRELRKHGFGTFKVLKNAETLSRFIVGKCQHEKFLHFCGNLAINVLDKELPLQNIKYKKVTIYNTEETHPIINEKYHAAVFFSPSGVRSFARRNSLEGMKLFSIGETTSGELRNYTQEEIFTSEENTLTSIFELIRKEIRSRI, from the coding sequence ATGAAAATCTTATTTACCAAAAATATAGACCAAGCTATTATATCCAAAGAATTAGGAGAGGATATTTCGGCGGACTGTGTGGAGGTAATTAAGACAAAGCCTATTATGATCAGCCCCTTTGATCTGAAGAATTATTCTTTAATTTTCACCAGCTCAAATGGCGTTATTTCATTTTTCAAAAACAGGTTTAAGCCCAATGAGAATTTTACCGCCAAAAATTACAACAAGATCTATTGCGTAGGTGAAAAAACGAAGAGAGAACTCAGAAAACACGGTTTCGGAACTTTTAAAGTATTGAAAAATGCTGAAACTCTTTCCAGATTCATTGTCGGAAAGTGCCAGCACGAAAAGTTTCTTCATTTTTGCGGCAACCTTGCCATCAATGTTCTGGACAAGGAGCTTCCATTACAAAATATTAAGTACAAAAAAGTTACGATATACAATACTGAGGAAACTCATCCCATAATAAATGAAAAATATCATGCCGCAGTATTTTTTAGTCCGAGCGGAGTTCGTAGTTTTGCAAGGCGAAATTCTCTGGAAGGTATGAAGCTTTTTTCAATTGGCGAAACCACTTCCGGTGAGCTGCGAAATTATACACAGGAGGAGATTTTTACTTCTGAAGAAAATACGCTTACTTCTATTTTTGAACTGATAAGAAAAGAAATCAGAAGTAGAATTTAG
- the hemE gene encoding uroporphyrinogen decarboxylase, which translates to MIKNDLYLKALRGETVERPPVWMMRQAGRYLPEFIALRDQYDFFTRCQTPELAAEITLQPIRRFPLDAAILFSDILVVPQAMGIDFKMKESVGPWLDTPIRTMEQVQNIETPDVNDTLGYVFDAIELTLQKLDNEIPLIGFAGSPWTILCYCVEGKGSKAFDIAKSFCFQQPEAAHLLLQKITDTTIAYLKRKVEKGVSAVQVFDSWGGMLSPTDYQEFSWQYINQIVEALSPLTHVVVFGKGCWFALEDMTMSKASALGVDWTIKPEFARTLTNHTMTLQGNFDPARLHSTPETIKKMVNEMINRFGKDRYIANLGHGILPNVPVENAEAFIRAVVDWKPNL; encoded by the coding sequence ATGATAAAAAACGACCTATATTTAAAAGCACTTCGCGGAGAAACCGTTGAAAGACCTCCTGTCTGGATGATGAGGCAGGCTGGAAGATATCTGCCGGAATTCATTGCTTTAAGAGACCAATATGATTTCTTTACAAGATGCCAGACTCCTGAGCTTGCGGCTGAAATTACCCTACAGCCTATCCGCAGATTTCCTTTGGATGCTGCGATTTTGTTTTCTGATATTCTGGTAGTTCCACAGGCTATGGGAATTGATTTCAAAATGAAAGAATCTGTAGGCCCATGGTTAGATACTCCTATCAGAACGATGGAACAGGTTCAGAATATTGAAACTCCGGATGTAAATGATACTTTAGGATACGTTTTTGATGCTATTGAACTTACTCTTCAGAAACTGGACAATGAGATTCCATTGATCGGTTTTGCAGGTTCTCCATGGACAATTCTTTGTTATTGTGTGGAAGGAAAAGGAAGTAAAGCTTTTGATATTGCAAAATCTTTCTGTTTCCAGCAGCCTGAAGCAGCTCATTTGTTACTGCAAAAAATTACAGATACTACGATTGCTTATTTAAAGAGAAAAGTAGAAAAAGGAGTTTCTGCAGTACAGGTTTTTGATTCCTGGGGTGGAATGCTTTCTCCTACAGATTATCAGGAGTTCTCATGGCAGTATATCAATCAGATTGTAGAAGCATTAAGTCCGCTTACCCACGTGGTGGTATTTGGAAAAGGATGTTGGTTTGCATTGGAAGATATGACCATGTCTAAAGCTTCTGCTCTTGGAGTAGACTGGACGATTAAGCCGGAATTCGCAAGAACATTAACAAACCATACGATGACGCTACAAGGAAATTTTGATCCTGCAAGGCTTCATTCAACACCTGAGACGATTAAGAAAATGGTGAATGAGATGATCAACCGCTTTGGAAAAGACAGATATATCGCTAATTTAGGTCACGGAATTCTACCGAATGTTCCTGTTGAAAATGCTGAGGCATTCATCAGAGCCGTAGTCGATTGGAAACCGAATTTATAA
- a CDS encoding GNAT family acetyltransferase has protein sequence MKKLNKEKLKSIVAGGEICLECAIGYYQVIIDGRCYCVPMD, from the coding sequence ATGAAAAAATTAAACAAAGAAAAATTGAAAAGCATTGTAGCAGGAGGAGAAATCTGCCTGGAATGTGCTATCGGATATTATCAGGTTATTATTGATGGCCGATGTTATTGCGTTCCGATGGACTAA
- a CDS encoding aminotransferase class V-fold PLP-dependent enzyme, producing MFDIQEIRSQFSILDREVNGKPLVYLDNAATSQKPNSVLEVCHAYYTELNANVHRGIHTLSQLATEEMELSRRKIQKFINAEHDFEVIFTKGTTEGLNLIAYILTQKLQKDDEIIISYLEHHSNIVPWQMLCERTGAKLRVIPIDENGILQMDHFDQFLSEKTKVVSVNQVSNALGIVNPIEEIIAKTRKNTDAYVVIDGAQSAPHFNIDVQKMDCDFFVFSGHKMYAPMGTGILYGKREVLEALPPFHGGGEMIATCSFEGTTYAGLPFKYEAGTPNVGGNIALGAAVDFMNRVGHTNIQNHENALLEYAQRQLLELEGIKIYGEKANRTGVVSFNLEGVGIASDVGMILDKMGIAVRTGHHCTQPIMNFFNIAGTVRASFAVYNTFEEIDILVEGVKKAQRMLS from the coding sequence ATGTTTGACATTCAGGAAATAAGAAGCCAGTTTTCTATATTGGACAGAGAAGTGAACGGTAAGCCTTTGGTTTATCTGGATAATGCAGCTACCTCCCAAAAACCAAATTCAGTTTTGGAAGTCTGTCACGCATATTATACAGAGCTTAATGCCAATGTTCACAGAGGAATTCATACCCTAAGCCAGCTGGCAACAGAGGAAATGGAGCTTTCAAGAAGAAAGATCCAGAAGTTCATCAATGCTGAGCATGATTTTGAAGTGATCTTTACAAAAGGAACAACAGAGGGTCTGAACCTCATCGCTTATATTTTAACACAGAAACTCCAGAAAGATGATGAGATCATTATTTCCTATCTGGAGCACCATTCTAATATTGTTCCTTGGCAGATGCTTTGTGAAAGGACAGGGGCAAAACTTCGTGTAATTCCTATTGATGAAAACGGAATTCTTCAAATGGACCATTTTGATCAGTTTTTAAGCGAAAAAACAAAGGTTGTTTCTGTGAATCAGGTTTCCAATGCATTGGGAATTGTAAATCCTATCGAGGAAATTATTGCTAAAACAAGAAAAAATACTGATGCCTATGTTGTAATAGACGGTGCTCAGTCTGCTCCGCATTTCAATATTGATGTTCAGAAGATGGATTGTGATTTCTTTGTCTTCTCAGGCCATAAAATGTATGCTCCTATGGGAACAGGTATTTTGTATGGAAAACGTGAAGTTTTAGAGGCTTTGCCGCCATTTCATGGAGGAGGAGAGATGATTGCTACATGTTCTTTCGAAGGAACTACCTATGCAGGTCTTCCATTTAAATATGAAGCAGGAACGCCTAATGTAGGAGGAAATATTGCTTTGGGTGCTGCCGTTGATTTCATGAACAGAGTGGGGCATACTAATATTCAGAATCATGAAAATGCTTTATTGGAATATGCCCAAAGACAGCTTTTAGAATTAGAAGGAATTAAAATCTATGGAGAAAAAGCAAACAGAACCGGAGTTGTTTCCTTTAACTTGGAAGGAGTGGGTATTGCTTCTGACGTAGGGATGATTCTTGATAAAATGGGAATTGCTGTAAGAACAGGACATCACTGTACACAGCCTATTATGAATTTCTTTAATATTGCAGGAACGGTAAGAGCAAGTTTTGCAGTATATAACACTTTCGAGGAAATTGATATTCTGGTAGAGGGAGTGAAGAAAGCACAAAGAATGTTGAGCTAA